Proteins from one Mucilaginibacter jinjuensis genomic window:
- a CDS encoding TonB-dependent receptor: MRKILLIFSLFLGVVLFNNNANAQGVTTASVNGIVSDSKGAIPGATITITHLPTGTTYSTVSRGDGRFNIPNLRVGGPYTFKVSFIGYNPFIQENITLSIGQDQRIDAKLQENNTTLKEVTVSGTAGKVINSSRTGARETINRQQIEALPTINRSLSDYTKLTPSASGSQSNSFAGRSNLYNNITVDGALFNNSFGLSGTLGGQTSSQPISLDAIDQIQVDIAPYDVRQGNFTGAGVNTVVKSGTNEVKGTVYDYIRGPGLTGYKAGTTRVPETPFNYHSLGAAVGFPIIKNKVFLFISGEEERISQPPSSNYIAGAPGVSGANVSQVQASTLDAIANTLKTKYGYDPGAYQGYNYDTYSNKVTAKLDWNIDKNNTLSAKYFYLKSYKDQPASNSGIANNGVGYGTTRAPSSTTLPFYGSGYRINNNFNIGIIELDTRVSNTMNNKLTVGYSALRDYRASLGGNAIPMVDIGNGTSDANGNIVTGASATATSFGYELYTAGNLLNTNIFQFSDDYTIYAGKHEITIGTNDQIQSYTNGFAPDYNGLYTYNSASDFINGLPAQAYTTRYSALPSGEFPYAKIKASIYSAYVQDKVHLTDNFRLTYGLRADYDAFPTSLAPNPVAAGITFQQGIHVDPGKLPKNRVQLSPRVGFNWDVNGDQMTQVRGGAGLFAGTVPFVWISNQASNNGLLFGSYTVTKAATPTNSQLIFNPNVNANRPAVAAANASYELDVADPNLKYPKVLRGNLAIDQKLPFGIVGTLEGAYTKDINAIYHQNLVLSNTYTTLGGPEGQIRYDSKNAYLQSAPTASNPSITGVYYMTNTNKGYSYFATAQLQKSFASGFYANIAYTYSNSKDVNDGGSTASTIWSSRPVSGNPNADNLSNSTYITPSRLIATFAYRKEYAKNFASSFGITFEEANNGAVSYITSGDPNNDGATNDLMYIPKNKGDITLVSSGAGDNRTPDQLWNQLNAFISQDKYLSQHRGEYAQRNGAILPYFKRADFNFTQDFYVKSGKVRNTIRLEFNIINLGNFLNRNWGIYQNSFSGFNNGTSTVLKYMGAVNGKATYTFPFADATNQVPLVNSYKPDISQLSRWQAQIGVRYIFN; the protein is encoded by the coding sequence ATGCGAAAAATCTTACTTATTTTTTCATTATTTCTTGGCGTAGTATTATTTAATAATAATGCTAATGCACAGGGTGTAACCACCGCCAGCGTAAACGGTATCGTTTCCGACAGTAAAGGTGCTATCCCGGGTGCAACCATTACTATTACCCACTTGCCTACAGGTACAACGTACTCAACTGTAAGCCGTGGCGATGGCCGTTTCAACATACCCAACTTAAGGGTAGGTGGCCCGTACACTTTTAAAGTGTCTTTTATTGGTTACAATCCGTTTATCCAGGAAAACATCACCCTGTCTATCGGTCAGGATCAAAGAATTGATGCAAAACTTCAGGAAAACAACACAACGCTTAAAGAGGTAACCGTTTCTGGTACTGCCGGTAAAGTAATCAACTCTTCGCGCACAGGTGCAAGAGAGACTATCAACCGTCAGCAAATTGAAGCCTTACCTACCATTAACCGTTCATTGAGCGACTACACTAAACTAACACCATCTGCAAGCGGTAGCCAGTCAAACAGCTTTGCCGGCCGTAGTAACTTGTACAACAACATTACTGTTGATGGTGCTTTGTTTAACAACTCATTCGGTTTATCTGGTACTTTGGGTGGCCAAACCAGCTCACAGCCAATTTCGTTAGATGCGATTGACCAGATCCAGGTTGATATTGCACCTTACGACGTTCGCCAGGGCAACTTTACCGGTGCCGGTGTTAATACCGTAGTTAAATCTGGTACTAACGAAGTAAAAGGTACTGTTTATGATTACATCCGTGGCCCGGGTTTAACCGGCTACAAAGCAGGTACAACCCGTGTTCCTGAAACTCCTTTCAACTACCACTCTTTAGGTGCTGCAGTTGGTTTCCCAATCATCAAAAACAAAGTATTCTTATTTATTTCTGGTGAAGAAGAAAGAATCAGCCAACCGCCGTCATCAAACTACATTGCAGGTGCGCCAGGTGTAAGTGGTGCTAACGTTTCGCAAGTACAGGCTTCTACGCTTGACGCTATTGCGAACACTTTGAAAACTAAATATGGTTACGATCCAGGAGCATACCAAGGCTACAACTACGATACTTACAGTAACAAGGTAACAGCCAAATTGGACTGGAACATTGATAAAAACAACACTTTAAGTGCTAAATATTTTTATCTGAAATCGTACAAAGATCAACCAGCAAGTAACTCTGGTATTGCCAACAATGGTGTAGGTTATGGAACAACACGTGCACCAAGTTCAACTACTCTACCTTTTTATGGCTCTGGTTACCGTATCAACAACAACTTCAATATCGGTATTATTGAGTTAGATACCCGTGTAAGCAACACCATGAACAACAAATTAACTGTTGGTTACTCTGCCCTGCGCGATTACCGTGCTTCATTAGGTGGCAACGCTATACCAATGGTTGATATTGGTAACGGTACATCTGATGCTAACGGCAATATTGTTACCGGTGCTTCTGCTACTGCAACCAGCTTTGGTTACGAGCTTTACACTGCCGGTAACTTATTAAACACAAACATTTTCCAGTTCTCTGATGATTATACCATCTACGCTGGAAAACATGAGATCACCATCGGTACTAACGACCAGATCCAAAGCTATACTAACGGTTTTGCTCCTGATTATAATGGTTTATATACTTATAACTCAGCTTCTGATTTCATTAACGGTTTACCTGCGCAAGCTTATACAACCCGTTATTCAGCATTACCTTCAGGCGAATTCCCTTATGCAAAAATCAAAGCGTCTATCTACAGCGCTTATGTACAGGATAAAGTTCATTTAACTGATAACTTCCGTTTAACTTACGGCTTACGTGCAGATTATGATGCTTTCCCTACAAGTTTAGCACCAAACCCTGTTGCTGCGGGTATTACGTTTCAACAAGGTATCCATGTTGATCCAGGAAAATTGCCTAAAAACCGTGTTCAATTATCTCCTCGTGTAGGTTTTAACTGGGATGTAAACGGCGATCAAATGACCCAGGTACGTGGTGGCGCCGGTTTATTTGCAGGTACAGTTCCATTTGTATGGATCTCTAACCAGGCATCTAACAACGGTTTATTATTTGGTTCATACACTGTTACCAAAGCAGCTACTCCAACTAACTCTCAGTTAATTTTCAACCCTAACGTTAACGCTAACCGCCCTGCAGTTGCTGCAGCTAACGCGTCTTACGAGCTTGACGTTGCTGATCCGAACTTAAAATATCCAAAAGTATTAAGAGGTAACTTAGCTATCGACCAAAAATTACCATTCGGTATCGTAGGTACGTTAGAAGGTGCTTACACTAAAGATATCAACGCTATCTATCACCAAAACTTAGTTCTTTCTAACACTTACACTACATTAGGTGGTCCTGAAGGTCAAATCCGTTACGATAGTAAAAATGCTTATCTGCAATCTGCTCCAACTGCAAGTAACCCTTCAATTACCGGTGTTTATTACATGACTAACACCAACAAAGGTTATTCATACTTTGCTACTGCTCAATTACAGAAAAGTTTTGCAAGTGGGTTTTATGCTAACATCGCTTATACCTACAGCAACTCTAAAGACGTAAACGACGGTGGTTCAACCGCAAGTACTATCTGGAGCAGCCGTCCTGTATCTGGCAATCCAAATGCTGATAACTTATCAAACAGTACTTACATTACACCAAGCCGCCTTATTGCAACGTTTGCTTACCGCAAAGAATATGCTAAAAACTTCGCATCTTCATTCGGTATCACTTTCGAAGAGGCTAACAACGGTGCAGTATCTTACATCACCAGTGGCGACCCTAACAATGACGGTGCTACCAACGATTTAATGTACATCCCTAAAAACAAAGGTGACATTACCTTAGTTTCAAGCGGTGCAGGTGATAACCGTACTCCAGATCAACTTTGGAACCAGTTAAACGCTTTCATTAGCCAGGATAAATACTTAAGCCAGCACAGAGGTGAGTATGCACAAAGAAACGGTGCTATTTTACCTTACTTTAAAAGAGCTGATTTTAACTTCACTCAAGATTTTTATGTTAAATCTGGTAAAGTTAGAAACACTATCCGTTTAGAGTTTAACATCATTAACCTTGGTAACTTCTTAAACCGCAACTGGGGTATTTACCAAAACTCATTCAGTGGGTTTAACAACGGTACATCTACCGTGTTAAAGTACATGGGTGCTGTTAACGGAAAAGCTACTTATACTTTCCCGTTTGCTGATGCAACTAATCAGGTACCATTGGTTAACTCTTACAAACCCGATATTAGCCAACTTTCACGCTGGCAAGCACAAATTGGTGTTAGATACATCTTTAACTAA
- a CDS encoding acyl-CoA thioesterase produces MTIEERKQLSETRIFKAVFPNTTNHYDTLFGGMAMQLMDEVAFITATRFSRKRMVTVSSDRIDFTKPIPAGTIIELVGSISYIGNTSLKVSVEIFIEEMYSDVRDKAITGTFTFVAVDEHKNPIRVI; encoded by the coding sequence ATGACCATTGAGGAAAGAAAACAGCTTTCAGAAACACGTATTTTCAAAGCCGTTTTTCCTAACACTACCAACCATTACGATACCCTGTTTGGCGGCATGGCCATGCAGTTGATGGACGAAGTTGCTTTTATAACCGCCACCCGCTTTTCGCGCAAAAGAATGGTTACCGTATCATCAGACAGGATTGATTTTACCAAACCCATCCCCGCCGGTACAATCATTGAACTGGTAGGCAGTATAAGCTACATTGGTAATACCAGCCTTAAAGTATCGGTAGAGATATTTATTGAAGAAATGTATTCAGACGTGCGCGATAAAGCCATTACAGGCACATTTACCTTCGTAGCTGTAGACGAGCATAAGAACCCTATACGGGTAATTTAG
- a CDS encoding glycoside hydrolase family 43 protein, which yields MRTKILLGLMLCGGINVYAQQATKNSNNQQTSGNPIFPGWYADPDAAIFGDSYWVYPTYSAKYNEQVFLDAFSSKDLVHWTKHHDILDTANFKWAHKAIWAPAIVQKDKKYYLFFGANDMHQGEEGGIGVGVADNPAGPYKDHIGHALIDTVANGAQPIDQFVFKDKDDKYYIFYGGWGHANIARLNDDFKSLGKWPDGKTFKEITPEGFVEGIYMIRKDNKYYLMWSEGGWTGPDYSVAYAIADSPFGPFKRIGKILQQDMAVARGAGHHSLIHNTKTGDWYIVYHRRPLTETDGNHREVCIDRLYFNKDGLIEPVKITTTGVPAQTVK from the coding sequence ATGAGAACGAAAATACTTTTAGGGTTAATGTTGTGCGGTGGCATTAATGTTTACGCGCAGCAGGCAACAAAGAATAGTAATAATCAGCAAACTTCTGGCAACCCGATATTCCCAGGGTGGTATGCAGACCCAGATGCTGCAATTTTTGGGGATAGTTATTGGGTTTATCCAACTTATTCGGCAAAGTATAATGAGCAGGTTTTTCTGGATGCATTTTCGTCAAAAGATCTTGTGCATTGGACTAAGCACCACGATATATTAGATACGGCTAACTTTAAGTGGGCGCATAAAGCGATATGGGCACCGGCTATTGTGCAGAAAGATAAGAAATATTACCTGTTTTTTGGCGCTAATGATATGCACCAGGGCGAAGAAGGCGGCATAGGAGTAGGCGTTGCTGATAACCCGGCAGGCCCGTATAAAGATCATATTGGCCATGCATTGATTGATACGGTGGCTAACGGTGCGCAACCGATAGATCAGTTTGTGTTTAAGGATAAAGACGACAAGTATTACATTTTTTATGGTGGCTGGGGGCATGCCAATATTGCTCGTTTAAATGATGATTTTAAATCGCTGGGTAAATGGCCCGATGGTAAGACATTTAAGGAAATAACGCCAGAGGGTTTTGTTGAAGGTATCTACATGATCCGTAAGGATAATAAGTATTATCTGATGTGGTCTGAGGGTGGGTGGACTGGTCCTGATTATTCTGTAGCCTATGCGATTGCAGATTCTCCTTTTGGGCCATTTAAACGGATCGGGAAAATCTTACAACAAGATATGGCTGTAGCCAGGGGTGCAGGCCATCATTCATTAATACATAACACTAAAACAGGTGATTGGTATATTGTATATCATCGCAGGCCGCTTACCGAAACAGATGGTAACCATCGCGAGGTTTGCATCGACAGGTTATATTTTAATAAAGACGGATTAATTGAGCCTGTAAAAATCACTACTACCGGTGTACCGGCGCAAACCGTAAAATAA